The following are encoded in a window of Panicum virgatum strain AP13 chromosome 5N, P.virgatum_v5, whole genome shotgun sequence genomic DNA:
- the LOC120673086 gene encoding uncharacterized protein LOC120673086: MDRFTMPLDSSSLGSTKKFQQQKITEHIMKERLHKLKRYIARWIYVQGIPFNAINCDEFDQVLEAAGRFGPGGKKPYQHELRENLLHEEVEDTKKLLKEQELEWARTGCSIMTDAWTDQKRRSIMNLCVNCCIGTTFVESKEVSAETHTGEFIFQLVDNFIDKVGVDNIVQVVTDNAANNMAAKDLLYIKRPNIFWSSCATHTLNLMLEGIGKMRSFKTILDSAKDLAIFIYAHHKTLSLMRKFTKKREIIRPGVTRFASAFLTLQSLYEKKDQLRAMSQSEEWEKISHVKKSAKGVQATATLVKPSFWNGVSLCLRVFEPLVKVLRMVDGDVKPSMPFVYGEIVKAKKDIRIAVGNIDKTGTLYKSIIGIIDEKMKKRLDSPIHLAAYCLNPYYTFYDSSIFDSEEVMDGCIEAVEIFYHGSYDKQNQVLNDNLHKFKDKVGHFGKNVAKVGYKDYDFSPGIYVI, translated from the exons ATGGACAGATTCACAATGCCTCTCGACTCTAGTTCTTTGGGTTCCACCAAAAAATTTCAGCAGCAAAAAATTACTGAACATATAATGAAAGAAAGGTTGCACAAGTTGAAGAGATATATTGCAAGGTGGATATATGTGCAAG GAATACCGTTCAATGCAATCAATTGTGATGAGTTCGACCAAGTGCTTGAAGCTGCTGGCCGCTTTGGGCCAGGTGGAAAGAAGCCTTACCAACATGAGCTGCGAGAGAATCTACTGCATGAGGAAGTAGAAGATACAAAGAAGCTGCTCAAGGAACAAGAACTAGAATGGGCGAGAACTGGATGCTCTATTATGACTGATGCATGGACAGATCAAAAGAGGAGAAGTATAATGAACTTATGTGTTAATTGTTGCATTGGAACCACTTTTGTTGAGTCAAAGGAGGTCTCAGCTGAGACACACACTGGAGAATTCATTTTCCAGTTGGTAGATAACTTTATTGACAAAGTAGGGGTGGATAATATAGTGCAAGTGGTCACAGATAATGCTGCAAACAACATGGCAGCAAAGGATCTTCTTTATATCAAGAGACCCAACATATTTTGGAGTTCATGTGCAACCCACACTCTCAACTTGATGCTGGAAGGGATTGGGAAGATGAGAAGTTTCAAGACCATACTTGATTCAGCAAAAGACCTAGCCATCTTTATTTATGCGCACCATAAGACATTGTCCTTGATGAGGAAATTCACAAAGAAGAGAGAAATTATTAGGCCAGGTGTGACCAGATTTGCCTCCGCCTTTCTCACATTGCAAAGCCTATATGAGAAGAAAGATCAGCTAAGGGCGATGTCACAAagcgaggaatgggagaagattAGCCATGTCAAGAAAAGTGCAAAAGGTGTACAAGCCACAGCAACATTGGTCAAGCCTAGTTTTTGGAATGGTGTTAGTCTTTGCTTGAGAGTATTTGAGCCACTAGTGAAAGTACTTCGCATGGTTGATGGGGATGTTAAACCATCAATGCCTTTCGTTTATGGTGAAATTGTCAAAGCCAAGAAAGATATTAGGATTGCTGTTGGAAACATAGACAAGACAGGGACTTTGTACAAGAGTATCATAGGAATCATTGATGAAAAGATGAAGAAGCGGTTGGACAGCCCCATTCACTTGGCTGCCTATTGCTTGAATCCTTACTATACCTTCTATGATTCATCCATATTTGACAGTGAAGAGGTCATGGATGGGTGTATTGAAGCTGTTGAAATATTCTATCATGGTTCTTATGACAAGCAGAATCAAGTGCTCAATGATAACTTGCATAAGTTTAAGGACAAAGTTGGGCATTTTGGAAAAAATGTAGCTAAGGTTGGCTATAAGGACTATGATTTCAGTCCAGGTATTTATGTTATTTGA